A portion of the Enterobacter sp. SA187 genome contains these proteins:
- the alkB gene encoding DNA oxidative demethylase AlkB yields the protein MLDLFADEEPWQEPLAPGAVILRRFAVSEAQALLDGIAQVAAQSPFRHMITPGGYTMSVAMTNCGNLGWATNARGYLYATEDPLTQRPWPLMPEVFRSLCDRAAQAAGYPDFTPDACLINRYAPGAKLSLHQDKDEPDLRAPIVSVSLGLPAVFQFGGLKRNDPVARVMLEQGDVVVWGGESRLFYHGILPLKAGQHPDTGEYRYNLTFRQAGLLRT from the coding sequence ATGCTGGATTTGTTTGCCGATGAAGAACCCTGGCAGGAGCCACTCGCACCGGGCGCGGTGATCCTGCGCCGTTTTGCCGTCAGCGAGGCGCAGGCGTTGCTGGACGGCATCGCGCAGGTGGCGGCGCAGTCGCCGTTTCGCCATATGATCACCCCCGGCGGCTACACCATGTCGGTGGCGATGACCAACTGCGGTAACCTCGGCTGGGCGACCAATGCGCGGGGTTATCTGTATGCGACGGAAGATCCCCTCACGCAGCGCCCGTGGCCATTGATGCCGGAGGTGTTCCGTTCATTGTGCGATCGCGCGGCGCAGGCGGCGGGCTATCCCGATTTTACCCCTGACGCCTGTCTGATTAACCGCTATGCGCCGGGCGCGAAACTCTCGTTGCATCAGGATAAAGACGAGCCGGATCTGCGCGCGCCTATTGTGTCCGTTTCGCTGGGGCTGCCCGCGGTTTTTCAGTTTGGCGGCCTGAAACGTAACGATCCTGTCGCCCGGGTGATGCTGGAGCAGGGGGATGTGGTGGTATGGGGCGGCGAATCGCGTCTCTTTTATCATGGCATTCTGCCGCTCAAAGCCGGGCAGCATCCGGACACCGGCGAGTACCGCTACAACCTGACGTTCCGCCAGGCGGGGTTATTGCGAACATAA
- the ada gene encoding bifunctional DNA-binding transcriptional regulator/O6-methylguanine-DNA methyltransferase Ada, which translates to MSELLLQNDAHRWQAVLDRNPDADGHFIFAVITTGIYCRPSCRARHALRENVRFFPDADSARAAGFRPCKRCQPDLPAAGQHRRDKIEQACRLLEQDTPVTLDALARQVAMSPYHFHRLFKATTGMTPKAWQLAYRAERLRQNLAAGTTVTDAVLAAGFPDSSSYYRHADRALGMTAQQYRSGGRDTTLRYALEGCTLGRCLVAESERGICAILLADSDEQLLAELARAFPGAHREAGDEDFTRRVHQVIAVLDNPRHTLALPLDLRGTAFQRQVWNALRQIPAGETVSYQRVAQAIGKPRAVRAVASACAANTLAVVIPCHRVLRVNGALSGYRWGLARKAQLLARESEQEEP; encoded by the coding sequence ATGTCTGAACTACTGTTGCAAAACGATGCGCACCGCTGGCAGGCGGTGCTGGATCGCAATCCCGACGCTGATGGTCACTTTATTTTTGCGGTGATCACCACCGGGATTTACTGCCGCCCGTCGTGCCGCGCCCGTCATGCGCTGCGGGAGAACGTGCGTTTTTTCCCCGATGCCGACAGCGCCAGGGCGGCGGGCTTTCGTCCCTGCAAACGCTGCCAGCCGGATCTTCCTGCCGCCGGTCAGCACCGCCGCGATAAAATCGAACAGGCATGTCGTCTGCTGGAGCAGGACACCCCCGTCACCCTCGACGCGCTGGCGCGGCAGGTGGCGATGAGTCCTTATCATTTCCATCGCCTTTTTAAAGCCACTACCGGCATGACGCCCAAAGCCTGGCAACTGGCATATCGCGCAGAACGTCTGCGGCAAAATCTGGCCGCAGGCACAACGGTGACCGACGCCGTGCTGGCCGCCGGATTCCCGGACAGCAGCAGCTATTATCGTCACGCGGATCGGGCGCTTGGCATGACGGCGCAGCAATACCGCAGCGGCGGCAGGGACACCACCCTTCGCTATGCGCTGGAAGGCTGTACGCTGGGGCGCTGCCTGGTGGCGGAAAGCGAGCGCGGTATCTGCGCCATTTTGCTGGCTGACAGCGACGAGCAGCTGCTTGCCGAACTGGCGCGCGCCTTTCCCGGTGCGCACAGAGAAGCGGGCGATGAGGATTTCACCCGACGGGTGCATCAGGTGATTGCGGTGCTGGATAACCCGCGACATACCCTGGCGCTGCCGCTGGATCTGCGCGGCACCGCCTTTCAGCGGCAGGTATGGAACGCGCTACGCCAGATCCCTGCCGGAGAGACCGTCAGCTATCAGCGGGTGGCGCAAGCCATCGGCAAACCCCGTGCCGTGCGCGCCGTCGCCAGCGCCTGTGCGGCCAATACGCTGGCGGTGGTGATCCCCTGTCACCGCGTGCTGCGCGTCAATGGCGCGCTTTCCGGTTATCGCTGGGGACTGGCGCGCAAAGCGCAATTGCTGGCCCGTGAATCTGAACAGGAGGAGCCGTAA
- the apbE gene encoding FAD:protein FMN transferase ApbE: MDLRFLRAATLAASVFLAGCDAVSSPQPAASAVTVLEGKTMGTSWRVSVVNLEKPRADELRQKIQAQLDADDQMMSTWKNDSALMRFNASSSLTPWPVSEAMADIVTTSLRIGYKTEGAMDITVGPLVNLWGFGPDKQPVTIPSQEQIDAAKARTGLQHLTVTQEAGRQYLQKDLPDLFVDLSTVGEGYAADHLAHLMAQEGIPRYLVSVGGALASRGMNGDGKPWRVAIQKPTDRENAVQAIVDINGHGISTSGSYRNYYELDGKRLSHVIDPQTGSPITHNLVSVTVIAPTALEADGWDTGLMVLGPQQAKEVARREGLAVYMITKEGDKFVPWMTPQFQAFLVSEKN, encoded by the coding sequence ATGGATCTGCGTTTTCTTCGTGCCGCGACGCTCGCGGCTTCAGTTTTTTTAGCGGGCTGTGACGCGGTATCCAGCCCACAACCGGCGGCGTCAGCGGTCACCGTGCTGGAAGGTAAAACCATGGGCACCTCATGGCGCGTCAGCGTTGTGAACCTGGAAAAACCGCGCGCCGACGAACTCCGGCAAAAAATCCAGGCGCAGCTCGATGCTGACGATCAGATGATGTCGACCTGGAAAAATGACTCTGCCCTGATGCGCTTTAACGCCTCCTCCAGCCTGACGCCCTGGCCTGTGAGCGAAGCGATGGCGGATATTGTCACCACCTCACTGCGCATTGGCTATAAAACCGAGGGCGCGATGGATATTACCGTCGGCCCGCTGGTCAATCTGTGGGGCTTTGGCCCGGACAAACAGCCAGTCACCATCCCGTCGCAGGAACAAATCGACGCCGCGAAAGCGCGTACCGGTCTGCAACATCTGACGGTCACCCAGGAGGCCGGGCGACAGTATCTGCAAAAAGATCTGCCGGATCTGTTTGTTGACCTCTCCACCGTCGGCGAAGGCTACGCCGCCGATCATCTGGCGCATCTGATGGCGCAGGAGGGGATCCCGCGCTATCTGGTATCCGTAGGCGGCGCGCTCGCCAGCCGCGGCATGAACGGCGACGGCAAGCCATGGCGGGTGGCGATCCAGAAGCCCACCGATCGCGAAAACGCGGTGCAGGCCATTGTCGATATTAACGGCCACGGTATCAGCACCTCCGGCAGCTACCGCAACTACTATGAGCTGGACGGCAAACGGCTTTCCCACGTTATCGATCCGCAGACCGGCAGTCCGATTACGCACAATCTGGTGTCGGTGACGGTGATCGCGCCAACGGCGCTGGAGGCGGACGGCTGGGATACCGGGCTGATGGTGCTCGGGCCGCAGCAGGCGAAAGAAGTGGCGCGCCGCGAGGGGCTGGCGGTGTATATGATCACCAAAGAGGGGGATAAATTTGTTCCCTGGATGACGCCACAGTTCCAGGCCTTTCTGGTGAGCGAAAAAAATTAA